In one window of Xiphophorus hellerii strain 12219 chromosome 23, Xiphophorus_hellerii-4.1, whole genome shotgun sequence DNA:
- the uprt gene encoding uracil phosphoribosyltransferase homolog yields the protein MPCHNQQLNSVNSGQEHPMKQVRFANSSSSVPAVLNSSEPTDVPTQPVSPDSLGPQLKLLPLNDQIRELQTIIRDKTTSRGDFVFCADRLIRLVVEEGLNQLPFSECTVTTPTGYKYEGVKFERGNCGVSIMRSGEAMEQGLRDCCRSIRIGKILIQSDEETQKAKVYYAKFPPDVYRRKVLLMYPILSTGNTVIEAVRVLIEHGVQPKHIILLSLFSTPHGAKSIIQEFPDITILTTEVHPVAPTHFGQRYFGTD from the exons ATGCCATGCCACAATCAGCAGCTGAACAGTGTCAACAGTGGCCAGGAGCACCCGATGAAGCAGGTTCGGTTTgcgaacagcagcagcagtgtgcCTGCGGTGCTGAACAGCTCTGAACCGACTGATGTCCCCACGCAGCCGGTCAGCCCGGACAGCCTGGGTCCTCAGCTGAAGCTGCTCCCTCTGAACGACCAGATCCGAGAGTTGCAGACAATAATCAGAGACAA AACCACCAGCAGaggagattttgttttctgtgcgGACCGACTG ATCAGACTAGTAGTTGAAGAAGGCTTGAACCAGCTTCCCTTCTCAGAGTGCACTGTCACCACTCCCACAG GGTACAAGTATGAGGGAGTCAAGTTTGAAAGAGGCAACTGTGGAGTCAGCATCATGAGGAGTG GTGAAGCCATGGAGCAGGGCCTCCGGGACTGCTGCCGCTCAATCCGGATCGGAAAGATCCTCATCCAGAGCGACGAGGAGACCCAGAAAGCAAAGGTCTACTACGCAAAGTTTCCCCCAGATGTGTACAGAAGAAAAGTGCTGCTCATGTACCCCATCCTCA GTACAGGGAACACGGTGATCGAGGCCGTCAGGGTGCTGATAGAACACGGAGTCCAACCCAAGCACATTATTCTCCTCAGCCTCTTCTCCACACCTCATG GAGCCAAGTCCATAATCCAGGAGTTTCCAGACATCACCATCCTGACCACAGAGGTTCACCCAGTGGCGCCAACACATTTTGGACAGAGATACTTTGGTACTGactaa
- the zdhhc15b gene encoding palmitoyltransferase ZDHHC15B: MEMALSRGLRCCQRVFSWIPVLIITAVVLWSYYAYVFELCLFTISNALEKAVYLLVFHVCFGMFSWTYWKSIFTPPATPCKKFQLSYSDKQRYEMEERPDAQKQILVEIAKKLPIFTRTQSGAIRFCDRCQVLKPDRCHHCSVCETCVLKMDHHCPWVNNCVGFSNYKFFLLFLAYSMLYCVFITATVLQYFLKFWVGDLPNGPAKFHILFLMFVALMFFVSLMFLFSYHCWLVAKNRSTLEAFSAPVFASGPDRNGFSLGLHKNLLQVFGEDRKLWFIPVFTSQGNGHYFPLRSQSSESHNPLLANEDMWDESDDGSEGSLVEDADPSVTIEMDD; this comes from the exons ATGGAAATGGCTCTCTCCAGGGGTTTGAGATGCTGTCAGAGGGTTTTCTCCTGGATCCCTGTCCTCATTATCACCGCCGTTGTGCTCTGGTCTTATTATGCTTACGTGTTTGAGCTGTGTCTTT tTACTATCAGTAACGCGCTGGAGAAAG CGGTCTATCTGCTGGTATTTCATGTCTGCTTTGGGATGTTCTCCTGGACATACTGGAAGTCCATATTCACCCCTCCTGCTACACCATGCAAAAAG TTCCAGCTGTCATACTCAGACAAGCAACGATACGAGATGGAGGAGAGACCAGACGCTCAGAAGCAAATCCTCGTCGAGATCGCAAAGAAACTACCCATTTTCACCCGAACCCAGTCTGGAG CTATCAGGTTCTGTGACCGCTGCCAGGTACTGAAGCCTGACCGCTGTCACCACTGCTCCGTTTGTGAAAC ttgtgTCTTAAAGATGGACCATCACTGTCCCTG GGTTAACAACTGTGTCGGTTTTTCCAACTACAAATTTTTCCTACTTTTCCTTGCCTACTCTATGCTGTACTGTGTATTCATCACAGCAACTGTCCTTCAGTATTTTCTCAAATTCTGGGTG GGGGACCTGCCAAATGGACCTGCAAAGTTCCATATCCTCTTCCTCATGTTTGTTGCACTCATGTTCTTTGTCAGTCTCATGTTTCTCTTCAGTTACCACTGTTGGTTAGTGGCCAAGAACAGATCCACTTTAG AGGCCTTCTCAGCTCCAGTATTTGCCAGTGGACCTGACAGAAACGGGTTCAGTCTTGGCCTACACAAAAACCTGCTGCAAGTGTTTGGAGAAGACCGCAAACTGTGGTTCATCCCTGTTTTCACAAG CCAAGGGAATGGTCACTACTTTCCTCTAAGGAGTCAGAGCTCTGAATCCCATAACCCCTTGTTAGCTAACGAGGACATGTGGGATGAGTCAGATGATGGTTCAGAAGGAAGTTTGG TTGAGGACGCAGACCCCTCTGTTACTATCGAGATGGACGACTAA